In the Cytobacillus pseudoceanisediminis genome, one interval contains:
- a CDS encoding FixH family protein: MKKLIILLFLILTLAGCSNKNETQSKEKIPELIEVSVETVPADLKPNDEIMIQAKITQGKEVVTDADDMKFEIWKEGAPDQEHEKIKGELNKEEGTYFVKKTFNEPGLYYVIAHVTARGMHNMPQVELEVAE; the protein is encoded by the coding sequence ATGAAGAAATTAATTATTTTGCTTTTTTTAATCTTAACTTTAGCTGGCTGTTCAAATAAAAACGAAACACAAAGCAAAGAAAAAATTCCGGAGCTTATAGAAGTATCGGTTGAAACTGTTCCTGCAGACTTAAAGCCCAATGATGAAATAATGATTCAGGCTAAAATAACCCAGGGAAAAGAAGTGGTAACAGATGCAGATGACATGAAGTTTGAAATTTGGAAAGAAGGGGCTCCTGATCAGGAGCATGAAAAAATAAAAGGTGAATTAAATAAAGAAGAAGGTACCTACTTTGTAAAAAAGACCTTTAATGAGCCTGGTCTTTATTATGTTATAGCGCATGTTACAGCAAGAGGAATGCATAATATGCCTCAAGTTGAACTTGAGGTCGCTGAATAA
- the ctaG gene encoding cytochrome c oxidase assembly factor CtaG translates to MGTLNIFGFRALWSPYFLVFLLMLLTMYFLITVIYRRNFKNSETLTTKQGIIFSLGILLLYVIKGAPVDLLGHLMFSAHMTQMAILYLIIPPLLIIGIPQWIWRNLINVAGIKPIFMLLTKPLIGLILFNGFFSIYHIPMVFDMVKTDKIIHASYTFVLFLLAINMWWPLINQLEEHQTLNGLKKVGYIFAEGVLLTPACALIIFADTSLYATYSNPAAWQEALKLCVPSNRLSGLELTGPEIFNSMSLVQDQQLGGVLMKIIQEVVLGIVLASTFFEWYRKDQEASDFKINKMETNRSLNSEHREF, encoded by the coding sequence TTGGGGACACTAAATATATTTGGTTTTCGCGCTCTTTGGAGTCCTTATTTTTTGGTATTTCTTTTGATGCTATTAACCATGTATTTTCTTATTACTGTTATCTACCGTAGAAACTTTAAAAACAGTGAGACGTTAACGACAAAACAGGGAATCATTTTTTCTTTGGGGATACTGCTCTTATACGTTATTAAAGGGGCTCCAGTCGATCTGCTTGGTCATCTAATGTTCTCTGCTCATATGACTCAGATGGCAATTTTATATTTGATTATTCCTCCATTATTGATAATTGGAATTCCTCAATGGATTTGGAGGAATTTAATAAATGTTGCAGGAATAAAACCGATTTTTATGTTATTAACCAAGCCGCTTATTGGATTAATACTTTTTAATGGTTTTTTCTCTATCTATCATATTCCCATGGTTTTTGATATGGTTAAAACCGATAAAATAATTCATGCGTCTTATACCTTTGTTCTGTTCCTATTAGCAATAAATATGTGGTGGCCACTAATCAACCAGCTTGAAGAACATCAAACCCTGAATGGACTAAAAAAGGTGGGTTATATCTTTGCTGAAGGAGTATTGTTAACCCCCGCATGTGCCTTGATTATTTTTGCAGATACCTCTTTGTATGCTACTTACTCAAACCCTGCTGCCTGGCAAGAAGCTTTAAAGTTATGTGTTCCATCTAATAGACTGTCAGGATTGGAATTGACAGGCCCAGAGATCTTTAATTCAATGTCTCTGGTTCAGGACCAGCAACTTGGAGGAGTCCTCATGAAAATTATACAGGAAGTAGTTCTAGGGATTGTTTTGGCTTCAACATTTTTTGAATGGTACCGAAAGGATCAGGAAGCCTCAGATTTTAAAATCAATAAAATGGAAACAAACAGAAGTCTTAACTCAGAACATAGGGAATTTTAA
- a CDS encoding alpha-amylase family glycosyl hydrolase codes for MLKKFIPLFLITFFIPHWVSAEANEKNERKWQDETIYYIMVDRFNNGDIKNDFNVDAKNPESYQGGDFQGIIDKLDYLKDMGYTTLMLTPIFNNEENGYHGYWINDFYNTEEHFGSLKTFKRLIKESHNRDMKIILEFPFNNIGPNHPWLKDPQKRDWFKGNMEPKVTGENTKENEFSNLPELDMRNPEVQKYLIDIAKWWIAETDIDGYQLNLIQNAPESFWEKFSKEVYEVKDDFYLIADTVPSDSNPDKYEKMGIKSLIHEAFSKELRSAFSKPDQSLENLFSNQLKADLTEDSPYLMGKYLDNPHTPRFTSGAVKNNQHPGPRWKLALTYLYTTPGVPIVYYGSEIALNGEEEPDNRKIMDFRTDKELIDFITKLGELRQQLPSLSRGQLEVLYEDHAAAVYKRVYNDEVTVTVINNSSRSTTITLSAEKLGGKDKELRGLLAGDLIRPKDNKYIFVPEREESEIYVLKEKTGLNIPLILSLAAVYTAFIIFIIALRKRAKKKKN; via the coding sequence ATGCTAAAAAAGTTTATTCCCCTATTCCTTATAACTTTTTTTATTCCCCATTGGGTCTCAGCTGAAGCAAATGAAAAAAATGAAAGGAAATGGCAAGATGAAACGATCTACTATATAATGGTTGACCGCTTTAATAATGGAGACATTAAAAATGATTTCAATGTTGATGCTAAAAATCCTGAATCCTATCAAGGCGGAGATTTCCAAGGAATAATAGACAAACTAGATTATCTCAAAGATATGGGATATACAACGTTGATGCTCACGCCAATTTTTAACAATGAAGAAAATGGATATCACGGTTATTGGATTAATGATTTTTATAATACCGAAGAACATTTTGGTTCTTTAAAAACGTTTAAGAGACTTATTAAGGAATCTCATAATCGTGATATGAAAATCATCCTAGAGTTTCCATTCAATAATATTGGTCCTAACCACCCCTGGCTGAAAGACCCCCAAAAACGTGATTGGTTTAAGGGGAATATGGAACCGAAGGTTACAGGTGAAAATACTAAAGAAAATGAGTTCAGCAACCTGCCAGAATTAGATATGAGAAACCCTGAGGTTCAGAAGTACTTGATTGATATAGCGAAATGGTGGATAGCAGAAACGGATATAGACGGATATCAATTAAACTTAATCCAAAATGCACCTGAAAGCTTTTGGGAAAAATTTTCAAAAGAGGTTTATGAGGTAAAAGACGATTTCTATTTAATTGCTGACACAGTTCCAAGTGATTCAAATCCTGACAAATACGAAAAAATGGGTATAAAAAGTTTAATACATGAGGCATTCAGTAAAGAGCTAAGATCAGCATTCTCAAAACCTGACCAATCGCTTGAAAACTTATTCTCAAATCAATTGAAAGCTGACCTTACTGAAGACTCCCCTTATTTAATGGGAAAGTATTTGGATAATCCACATACACCACGTTTTACCAGCGGGGCGGTAAAAAACAATCAGCATCCGGGACCAAGGTGGAAGCTGGCACTTACTTATTTATACACCACACCTGGCGTACCTATTGTGTATTATGGGAGCGAAATTGCATTAAATGGTGAAGAAGAACCTGATAACCGGAAGATAATGGACTTTAGAACTGATAAAGAATTAATTGATTTTATAACTAAGTTAGGAGAACTCCGCCAACAGCTTCCTTCCTTATCAAGAGGACAACTGGAAGTATTATATGAAGACCATGCTGCAGCAGTGTATAAACGAGTCTATAATGATGAAGTGACTGTAACGGTCATCAATAACAGCTCCCGATCAACCACCATTACTTTATCAGCTGAAAAGCTTGGAGGAAAAGACAAAGAGTTAAGAGGATTGTTAGCAGGAGATCTTATTCGTCCAAAAGATAATAAATACATCTTTGTTCCCGAACGGGAGGAAAGTGAAATATATGTACTTAAAGAGAAAACCGGACTAAACATTCCACTTATCTTATCACTGGCAGCTGTTTATACAGCATTTATAATATTTATTATTGCTCTTCGCAAGCGCGCAAAAAAGAAGAAAAACTAA
- a CDS encoding IS1182 family transposase: MFKDYNMNQLVLPLDLEVKLQENDIAFPIHHLVESIPHEAFNSFIRYTGCPPYHPRMMLKIILCGYTQSAFSGRKIEGLLHDSIRMKWLAQGYEPSYRTINRFRVHPEMKELIRQCFVQFRCQLVQEKLIDQEAIFVDGTKIEANANKFTFVWKKAIEKFHANLVNKSNQLYNELLENEIIPEIKRENDEQLSIEELTQIAEKLDEVVDEYTQKIDSSDDVSERKQLRSERKSPKQIVKQISDWIARKQKYEKNFDILGTRNSYSKTDCDATFMRMKDDYMQNGQLKAGYNVQIATEGQFALAYDVFPNPTDTKTLIPFLNRIEKEFFSLPEHIVADAGYGSEQNYDDILTKRKRTPLITYNHYLNEQKKKYQKDPFKTSNWAYDEKSDTFTCPNEQKVTFRYHSTRTDKTGFQRQIKMYECEDCTGCPLRSLCTKAQEGTNRKVMINEKWEQQKEYVKTKLSEEEMARIYRQRKTDVEPVFGFLKANLGFTRFSLRGKSKVDNEIGLALMAVNIRKYAARG; the protein is encoded by the coding sequence ATGTTTAAAGATTATAACATGAATCAATTAGTTTTGCCTTTAGATTTAGAAGTGAAATTACAAGAAAATGATATTGCCTTTCCTATCCACCATTTAGTTGAAAGCATTCCTCATGAAGCCTTCAATTCCTTTATCCGCTATACAGGTTGTCCACCTTATCACCCACGCATGATGCTGAAAATTATTTTATGTGGTTACACGCAATCGGCTTTCTCTGGTCGTAAAATAGAAGGACTTTTGCATGATAGTATTCGCATGAAGTGGCTAGCACAAGGGTATGAGCCGAGCTACCGCACAATCAATCGTTTCCGTGTCCATCCCGAAATGAAGGAGTTAATTCGTCAATGCTTCGTGCAGTTTCGCTGCCAGTTAGTGCAGGAGAAACTCATCGATCAAGAAGCGATTTTTGTCGATGGTACAAAAATCGAAGCGAACGCCAATAAATTCACGTTTGTATGGAAGAAAGCCATTGAAAAATTTCATGCAAATCTCGTTAATAAGTCAAACCAGTTATACAACGAACTGCTTGAAAATGAAATCATTCCTGAAATAAAAAGAGAAAATGACGAGCAGCTTTCTATCGAAGAATTAACGCAAATCGCTGAAAAACTAGATGAAGTAGTCGATGAATATACCCAAAAGATTGACAGCTCTGACGATGTAAGCGAGCGTAAACAGCTTCGGAGTGAACGAAAATCACCGAAACAAATCGTAAAACAAATATCCGATTGGATTGCGCGGAAACAGAAGTATGAAAAGAATTTTGACATTCTTGGCACACGTAACAGCTATTCGAAAACAGACTGTGATGCCACCTTTATGCGGATGAAAGATGACTATATGCAAAATGGACAACTAAAGGCTGGCTATAATGTTCAAATTGCGACAGAAGGACAATTCGCACTAGCTTACGATGTTTTTCCAAACCCAACCGATACGAAAACGTTAATCCCGTTCCTTAATCGAATAGAAAAGGAGTTCTTTTCATTACCGGAACATATTGTCGCAGATGCCGGTTATGGAAGTGAACAAAATTACGATGACATTTTGACAAAGCGGAAGCGCACACCACTCATCACGTATAATCACTACTTAAACGAGCAAAAGAAAAAATACCAAAAAGACCCCTTCAAAACAAGTAACTGGGCATACGATGAAAAAAGTGATACGTTTACTTGTCCGAATGAACAAAAAGTCACCTTCCGGTACCATTCAACCCGTACAGATAAAACAGGATTCCAGCGTCAAATCAAAATGTATGAGTGTGAAGACTGTACAGGATGCCCGCTTCGGTCGTTATGTACGAAAGCGCAGGAAGGTACAAATCGTAAGGTCATGATCAATGAAAAATGGGAACAGCAAAAAGAATATGTGAAAACGAAGCTTTCAGAAGAAGAAATGGCTAGGATTTACCGTCAACGAAAAACAGACGTGGAGCCAGTTTTTGGATTCTTGAAGGCTAATTTAGGTTTTACACGATTTTCGCTTCGTGGGAAATCCAAGGTCGATAACGAAATCGGTCTCGCATTAATGGCCGTGAACATACGGAAATATGCGGCAAGAGGGTAG
- a CDS encoding nucleoside recognition domain-containing protein: MELQSTKQKQALNELFQQADLLSSTQIRDQIVEQLYRKSHQLVKEGVSFTKNRFDHRTEKLDAIFTSPVFGFPIMLVMLGVVFYLTIAGANIPSSMLAEFFGWVEAYLTLFFTELNAPNWLHGVLVLGLYRGTSWVISVMLPPMAIFFPTFALLENYGYLPRVAFNMDRLFKTVGAHGKQSLTMAMGFGCNAAAIMSSRIIESPRERMLAILTNNFVPCNGRWGTLIVLASLFMATGFTGGMKSIVTTSVIVGIVLFGIIITFFVSWTLAKTALKGVPTHYTLELPPYRKPKFFDTVIRASLNKSWSVLVRAVKVAAPAGILTWVLANIQAGDTSILLHIVQFLDPLGQAIGLDGYILMAFLIGLPANEIVLPILLMGYLSTGALIDVDGIEDLKQIFIEQGWTWLTALNMMLFSLLHYPCGTTLVNIYKETKSAKWTFWSFIIPTGIAFFVTFLIAQLARIFNWV; encoded by the coding sequence ATGGAACTACAATCCACAAAACAAAAACAGGCATTAAATGAATTGTTCCAGCAGGCAGATCTTCTTTCCTCGACACAGATACGTGACCAAATAGTTGAGCAGTTATATAGAAAAAGCCATCAATTAGTAAAAGAAGGTGTCTCATTTACAAAAAATAGATTTGACCACAGAACTGAAAAATTAGATGCAATTTTTACCTCCCCTGTATTTGGATTTCCAATCATGTTGGTTATGCTGGGTGTTGTGTTTTATTTAACAATTGCAGGAGCAAATATCCCTTCGTCCATGCTTGCTGAATTCTTTGGCTGGGTGGAAGCGTATTTAACCTTATTTTTCACTGAATTAAATGCCCCTAATTGGCTTCATGGAGTTTTGGTATTGGGTCTCTACCGTGGAACGAGCTGGGTAATCAGCGTAATGCTTCCACCCATGGCCATTTTCTTTCCGACCTTTGCATTGCTTGAAAACTACGGTTATCTGCCACGTGTAGCATTTAATATGGATCGGCTGTTTAAAACGGTAGGGGCACACGGAAAGCAATCACTGACAATGGCGATGGGGTTCGGCTGCAACGCTGCAGCAATTATGTCATCGAGGATTATCGAATCTCCCCGGGAAAGGATGCTGGCTATATTAACAAATAATTTTGTCCCTTGCAACGGTAGATGGGGTACTTTAATTGTTTTGGCCTCACTCTTTATGGCGACAGGTTTTACCGGTGGAATGAAGTCAATTGTTACGACTTCAGTTATTGTGGGGATCGTGCTTTTCGGGATAATTATAACATTCTTTGTATCCTGGACTCTAGCCAAAACGGCATTGAAGGGCGTGCCAACTCACTACACTTTGGAGTTGCCTCCTTACAGAAAACCTAAATTCTTTGATACAGTTATTCGTGCTTCTTTGAATAAATCCTGGTCTGTTTTAGTCCGTGCGGTTAAAGTCGCCGCTCCAGCAGGCATATTAACATGGGTACTTGCAAACATTCAGGCAGGAGATACAAGTATACTGCTTCATATTGTTCAATTTTTAGACCCGCTTGGCCAGGCGATTGGTCTAGACGGATATATTTTAATGGCATTTTTAATTGGACTTCCTGCTAATGAAATCGTGTTGCCCATCCTATTAATGGGTTACCTGTCAACTGGTGCTTTAATAGATGTAGATGGGATTGAGGATTTAAAACAAATCTTTATCGAGCAAGGCTGGACTTGGCTGACTGCTTTAAATATGATGCTGTTCTCTTTACTGCATTATCCTTGTGGCACTACACTTGTAAATATATACAAGGAAACCAAAAGTGCAAAGTGGACTTTTTGGTCCTTTATCATTCCTACTGGTATTGCGTTTTTTGTAACTTTTCTTATTGCACAATTAGCTCGTATCTTCAATTGGGTGTAG
- a CDS encoding FeoB small GTPase domain-containing protein produces the protein MGNFRIALCGNPNTGKSTLFNALTGLKQHTGNWAGKTVDMKKGVYTYKNDQYEIVDLPGTYSLYSNSLDEEIARDYIVFENPDITIVILDATALERNLNLALQVLEMTDRVIICINLIDEAEKLGININEKLLMRRLGIPVIKISARNKTGIPMLLDTMSRVISGAIQCTPFQMKYDKETERKIKILEPMIEKTVGNDISARWLSLRLLDGDRELFEQIVEKARNREVLINGTTIHKTKTGIK, from the coding sequence ATGGGTAACTTTCGAATTGCTCTTTGCGGCAACCCGAACACAGGCAAAAGCACCTTATTTAATGCACTAACAGGACTAAAACAACATACTGGAAATTGGGCAGGAAAAACCGTGGACATGAAAAAGGGTGTATACACTTATAAAAATGATCAATATGAAATTGTTGATTTACCCGGCACATATTCACTTTATTCAAATTCCTTAGACGAAGAAATCGCTCGAGATTATATTGTGTTTGAGAATCCCGATATCACCATTGTTATTTTGGACGCTACTGCTCTTGAAAGAAATTTAAATTTGGCCTTGCAGGTACTGGAGATGACTGATCGAGTAATCATTTGTATTAATTTAATTGATGAGGCAGAGAAATTAGGAATTAATATTAATGAAAAATTACTAATGAGGAGGTTAGGCATACCGGTAATTAAAATTTCTGCAAGAAATAAGACGGGGATACCGATGCTTCTTGATACTATGAGCCGAGTTATTTCGGGAGCCATTCAGTGCACTCCTTTTCAAATGAAATATGATAAGGAGACTGAAAGAAAAATAAAAATCTTGGAGCCTATGATTGAGAAAACTGTTGGAAATGATATATCTGCAAGATGGCTTTCTTTAAGGTTATTAGACGGAGACAGAGAACTATTTGAACAAATCGTAGAAAAGGCCAGAAACAGGGAGGTTTTGATCAATGGAACTACAATCCACAAAACAAAAACAGGCATTAAATGA
- a CDS encoding FeoA family protein, whose translation MGLSKKLSLFEGEKGDIIRITDLNIEGIMRRRLLDLGFVPGANVEVLRKSPLGDPVAFRVSNTSIALRKEESHKILGELV comes from the coding sequence ATGGGGTTGTCTAAAAAACTCTCTTTATTTGAAGGAGAAAAAGGGGACATTATCAGAATAACTGATTTAAACATAGAAGGAATAATGAGGAGACGTCTACTCGATTTAGGATTTGTTCCGGGGGCAAATGTCGAAGTGCTAAGAAAAAGCCCATTGGGGGACCCTGTTGCTTTTCGGGTAAGCAACACTTCTATAGCCTTAAGGAAAGAGGAAAGTCACAAAATTTTAGGGGAGTTGGTTTAG
- a CDS encoding ZIP family metal transporter — translation MNSDLAVIVNVFLIIFFGTLIGGGLTWLICHTLKLNSHYINIFCSGILIGLIGFELLPETLKHLDFIGVFAGISLGVFSMIAMEGLIHKTKNRFKRDSGMFLLLFTALFLHSIPTGLAFGMNVQQQVVNPSILLAAVFLHHIPEGVILMGTLIYTEMNLFIFGVFCFILSLAVSLNALGGLEWQSPSEKFTTILNGTAIGTLSYVTIYEVLWKHSFHLSKIKVLSITLLGALLIILFFILVPIGH, via the coding sequence ATGAACAGTGATTTAGCGGTAATTGTAAATGTTTTCTTAATTATTTTCTTTGGAACTCTGATTGGAGGAGGGCTTACGTGGCTAATCTGTCATACACTAAAGCTGAATAGCCATTACATTAATATATTTTGCAGCGGGATACTAATCGGTTTGATTGGATTTGAACTCCTTCCAGAAACACTTAAACATTTAGATTTTATCGGAGTTTTTGCTGGAATTTCATTAGGTGTATTTTCTATGATTGCAATGGAAGGATTAATCCATAAAACCAAAAATCGTTTCAAACGTGACTCGGGAATGTTCCTCCTACTCTTTACGGCATTATTTCTCCACAGCATTCCTACAGGGTTAGCATTTGGTATGAATGTCCAGCAACAGGTTGTCAATCCGTCAATATTATTAGCAGCAGTTTTTCTTCATCATATTCCTGAGGGAGTTATTCTAATGGGGACCCTCATATATACAGAAATGAACTTATTTATTTTTGGGGTTTTTTGCTTTATCCTATCGCTTGCGGTCAGTTTGAATGCTTTAGGGGGACTGGAGTGGCAATCGCCATCTGAGAAGTTTACTACTATTTTAAACGGAACCGCCATAGGTACATTAAGTTATGTAACAATCTATGAGGTACTTTGGAAACATTCCTTCCACCTGTCGAAAATTAAAGTGCTATCCATAACCTTATTAGGAGCACTTCTTATAATCTTATTTTTTATTTTGGTACCCATAGGACATTAA
- a CDS encoding ArsR/SmtB family transcription factor — protein MKQQEHTFLSTQTVDEASRIFKALGDPTRIKILYLLSQEECSVSHITEVLEMTQSAVSHQLSLLRKLRLVKYRREGTTLFYTYDDEHVITVLNQVITHIKC, from the coding sequence ATGAAGCAACAGGAACATACGTTTTTATCAACTCAGACAGTGGATGAAGCCTCTAGGATTTTTAAGGCACTAGGAGATCCCACACGAATTAAAATTCTATACTTATTATCACAAGAAGAGTGCTCGGTAAGCCATATAACCGAAGTCTTGGAAATGACTCAATCTGCAGTCTCCCACCAGCTTAGTTTACTTAGAAAGCTAAGGCTTGTTAAATACAGACGCGAAGGAACTACGCTCTTTTATACATATGATGATGAGCATGTCATCACGGTGTTAAATCAAGTTATAACCCATATTAAATGTTAG
- a CDS encoding cation diffusion facilitator family transporter: MGHHHDHGHGHSHGHNQFEESREGNKKGLIIALIITTGIMILEFFGGLITNSLALLSDSGHMLSDASSLFLSLIAIWFASRPPSPRKTYGFYRFEILAALFNGVTLFVIAGFIVREAYGRFFEPPTVASGSMMLIASIGLIANLISAWSLMRKGDVKNNVNLRSAYLHVLGDALGSIGAIIAGILMLLFDWYVADPIISVLVALLILKSAWGIIKHSVHILMEGTPITIDQEKVREALTEIDGVINIHDLHIWTITSGLDSLSCHILIDDNRDSQEILQQAISKINETFQIEHTTIQVETSSIAHNELKI; encoded by the coding sequence ATGGGACATCACCACGACCACGGACATGGTCACTCACACGGACATAACCAATTTGAAGAATCACGAGAAGGAAATAAAAAAGGATTAATCATTGCTCTGATTATTACAACGGGCATTATGATTTTAGAATTTTTCGGAGGACTGATTACCAATAGTTTAGCTCTACTCTCAGATTCAGGCCATATGTTGAGTGATGCAAGTTCACTGTTTTTGAGTTTAATTGCTATCTGGTTTGCTTCTAGGCCCCCATCCCCTCGCAAGACATATGGATTCTACAGATTCGAGATCTTAGCTGCATTGTTTAATGGAGTTACTCTTTTTGTAATAGCTGGCTTTATCGTCCGGGAAGCTTATGGCAGATTCTTTGAACCACCAACTGTTGCAAGTGGATCAATGATGCTGATTGCTTCTATAGGCCTAATCGCTAATTTGATTAGTGCCTGGTCCTTAATGCGGAAAGGAGATGTGAAAAATAATGTTAATTTAAGAAGTGCCTATTTGCATGTTCTGGGAGACGCTCTAGGTTCTATTGGTGCAATTATTGCAGGAATATTAATGCTATTGTTTGACTGGTATGTAGCAGATCCTATTATCTCTGTTTTGGTTGCTTTATTAATATTGAAAAGTGCCTGGGGAATTATAAAACATTCTGTTCATATTTTAATGGAAGGAACACCAATCACTATTGATCAAGAGAAAGTGAGAGAGGCTTTAACTGAAATTGATGGAGTCATTAATATTCATGATCTCCACATATGGACCATTACTTCCGGACTTGATTCACTTAGCTGCCATATCCTTATCGATGATAACAGAGACAGCCAGGAAATACTCCAACAAGCAATTAGCAAAATAAATGAAACCTTTCAAATTGAACACACTACAATACAGGTAGAAACTTCTTCTATTGCTCATAATGAGTTGAAAATATAG
- a CDS encoding response regulator transcription factor: MKTILLVDDETRMLDLLALYLMPLGYNCVKKRSAIDAILYLESHPVDLILLDVMMPEMDGWTACKEIKKFRDIPIIMLTARSEKPDIVKGLKIGADDYILKPFDEEELLARIEAVLRRTQSEEGILSFKGLVLKPNSYELLFEDKEILLTPKEFAMMGLFLGNRNKVFSRDHFIVSVWGDRVSIEDRTIDSHVRNLRDKLRKVGFPADDHLQTVWGVGYKWTEKNNKSIRCIVHLNTFSSN, translated from the coding sequence TTGAAAACGATACTATTAGTTGATGATGAAACTAGGATGCTTGATTTATTAGCCCTATATTTAATGCCGCTTGGTTATAATTGTGTCAAAAAGCGATCAGCCATAGATGCAATCCTTTATTTAGAGTCCCATCCTGTAGACCTTATATTGTTAGATGTTATGATGCCTGAAATGGATGGGTGGACAGCATGCAAGGAAATTAAGAAATTCAGGGATATTCCAATAATCATGCTTACTGCTAGAAGTGAGAAGCCAGATATTGTAAAGGGGTTAAAAATAGGAGCTGATGATTATATTTTAAAGCCATTTGATGAGGAAGAACTCCTAGCAAGGATTGAGGCAGTTTTAAGAAGAACACAATCAGAGGAAGGAATCCTTTCTTTTAAAGGCCTTGTACTAAAGCCAAATTCTTATGAACTCTTATTTGAAGATAAAGAGATTTTGCTGACGCCAAAAGAGTTTGCAATGATGGGATTGTTTTTAGGAAATCGAAACAAAGTTTTCTCCAGAGATCATTTTATTGTGTCCGTGTGGGGAGATCGAGTTTCAATTGAAGACCGAACTATCGACTCTCATGTTAGGAACCTACGGGACAAGCTCAGAAAAGTAGGGTTTCCCGCAGATGATCATTTGCAAACTGTTTGGGGTGTTGGCTATAAATGGACTGAAAAAAATAACAAGTCAATTAGGTGTATAGTTCATTTAAATACATTTTCTTCGAATTGA
- a CDS encoding DUF2759 domain-containing protein: MGIVIIFGLVALLSGFGTITAIKNKNLLGVLFGAGSFLVFGWFSIMTFINSGYPAM, from the coding sequence TTGGGTATAGTAATTATATTTGGTTTAGTAGCATTGTTATCAGGTTTTGGGACTATCACTGCGATAAAAAATAAAAATCTTCTTGGAGTCCTTTTTGGTGCTGGAAGTTTTCTTGTCTTTGGTTGGTTCTCAATCATGACTTTTATTAACTCTGGGTATCCAGCTATGTAA
- a CDS encoding C39 family peptidase produces MDAPIIKQFPELPRGCEVTSLAMLLQYKGIKTNKITLANNIKKNSVPLKKESGKIFWGDPNEGFVGDMYSYKNPGYGVYHKPIRELAEKYIPGQIIDLTGRDFVELQAYLSLGIPIWIITNTTYNELPDSAFVKWFTPNGEIKITYKEHSVLITGYDEKAIYFNDPIDGMKNKLISKGEFLAAWKQMGSQAVTYLPD; encoded by the coding sequence TTGGATGCACCTATTATTAAACAATTTCCTGAACTGCCAAGAGGTTGTGAGGTTACTAGTCTGGCAATGCTTCTGCAGTATAAAGGAATTAAAACAAATAAAATTACACTTGCCAATAATATAAAAAAGAATTCTGTTCCGCTAAAAAAAGAAAGCGGGAAGATATTTTGGGGAGATCCAAATGAGGGATTCGTTGGTGATATGTATTCCTATAAAAATCCCGGCTATGGAGTTTATCATAAACCGATAAGAGAACTAGCCGAAAAATATATACCAGGTCAAATAATAGATTTAACAGGTAGGGATTTTGTGGAACTTCAGGCTTATCTTTCGCTTGGTATTCCAATTTGGATTATAACCAATACTACCTATAATGAATTGCCTGATTCTGCATTTGTAAAGTGGTTTACACCTAATGGGGAGATAAAAATAACTTATAAAGAACATTCTGTTCTTATTACAGGCTACGATGAAAAGGCAATTTATTTTAATGACCCAATTGACGGCATGAAAAATAAGCTAATTTCAAAGGGGGAATTTCTTGCTGCCTGGAAGCAAATGGGGAGTCAAGCGGTGACATATCTGCCAGATTAG